A region from the Lentimonas sp. CC4 genome encodes:
- a CDS encoding NAD(P)/FAD-dependent oxidoreductase, whose amino-acid sequence MKTQHFDYIVIGGGSGGYAAARTARETLNNVAIIDNAPELGGLCILRGCMPSKTLIYSAEVLHLAQKGKAFGLNIPEATVDMPGLHQRKLETIKEFSEYREGQLQSDRFTLFRSRAKFINSRTIQLTDGTRLTADHFMVATGSVVSVPPVRGLAEAPCWTSDDVLDLDFKPEKVIVLGGGIVACELAQFMRRIGTEVIQIQRSPHILKEVSSEAATVIEQAFRDEGIQLYTGTALKSVQHSNGSFTVTFEHEGKQVSVNAPHLLNALGRRPATDGLGLTAAGIKTLPSGHINCNAMQLTSNPRVYACGDVAGPHEIVHVAIMQGETAAKHATGRPAERVDYDSLCGVVFTDPQIGVVGLSEKQLKERGIDYLSADYPFDDHGKSILMEAKYGYVKVLADKSGVVLGAECVSKDAGELIHAMAVAVTLKANVRDLMKVHWYHPTLAEIWSYPIEDIVDEL is encoded by the coding sequence ATGAAGACACAACACTTTGACTACATCGTAATCGGCGGCGGCAGCGGAGGCTACGCTGCAGCGCGCACTGCCCGTGAAACACTCAATAACGTCGCGATCATCGACAACGCACCGGAACTCGGTGGACTCTGCATCCTACGCGGCTGCATGCCCTCGAAGACCCTCATTTACTCAGCCGAGGTGCTACACCTCGCACAAAAGGGTAAGGCATTTGGCCTCAACATCCCCGAAGCCACCGTCGACATGCCCGGCCTCCATCAGCGCAAACTGGAGACCATTAAAGAGTTCTCCGAGTATCGCGAAGGCCAACTACAAAGCGACCGCTTCACCCTCTTCCGCAGTCGAGCGAAATTCATCAACTCGCGCACCATTCAACTCACAGACGGCACACGTCTCACCGCCGATCATTTCATGGTCGCCACTGGCTCCGTCGTATCCGTCCCACCAGTTCGTGGACTCGCCGAAGCCCCTTGCTGGACCAGTGACGACGTGCTCGACCTAGATTTCAAACCAGAGAAAGTCATCGTCCTCGGCGGTGGAATCGTCGCTTGCGAACTCGCGCAATTCATGCGCCGCATTGGCACAGAAGTGATTCAAATCCAACGCAGCCCACACATTTTAAAAGAAGTCTCGTCCGAGGCAGCCACTGTAATCGAGCAGGCATTCCGTGACGAAGGCATCCAGCTCTACACCGGCACCGCACTCAAATCCGTGCAACACAGTAACGGCAGCTTCACGGTGACCTTCGAGCATGAAGGCAAGCAAGTCTCCGTCAATGCACCGCACCTGCTCAACGCGCTCGGCCGTCGCCCTGCGACGGATGGACTCGGACTCACCGCGGCTGGCATCAAGACCCTGCCCTCCGGTCACATCAATTGCAACGCCATGCAGCTGACCAGCAACCCACGCGTCTATGCGTGCGGCGATGTCGCTGGCCCACACGAAATCGTGCACGTTGCAATCATGCAGGGCGAAACCGCAGCCAAGCATGCCACTGGCCGCCCCGCGGAGCGTGTCGATTATGACAGCCTCTGCGGAGTCGTCTTTACCGACCCACAAATCGGCGTCGTCGGCCTCAGCGAGAAGCAACTCAAAGAGCGCGGCATTGATTATTTGAGCGCTGACTATCCCTTCGACGACCATGGTAAATCCATCCTCATGGAAGCCAAATATGGCTACGTCAAAGTCCTTGCCGATAAGTCCGGCGTCGTGCTCGGCGCCGAATGCGTCAGCAAAGATGCAGGCGAACTCATCCATGCGATGGCCGTTGCCGTCACGCTCAAGGCCAACGTGCGTGACCTGATGAAAGTGCACTGGTATCACCCCACACTCGCCGAGATCTGGAGCTATCCGATCGAAGACATCGTGGATGAACTGTAG
- the secG gene encoding preprotein translocase subunit SecG, with protein sequence MSALFISLLTLVLILISAFVVLLVLMQRTSQSGGMGAALGGGAAESAFGSDTNNILTKGTIYGIIAFFVVALGLFLLYQSEAADSLKVVNAAELISAEEVEQTAETTTTVVADEATVVEGVDGSEAVVEDVVEAVDGTIEEVVESVEVETPEVDVEAPAVESVPASN encoded by the coding sequence ATGAGCGCACTATTCATCAGCCTTCTCACTCTAGTTCTTATTCTTATTTCTGCATTCGTCGTCTTGCTTGTCTTGATGCAACGCACTAGCCAGAGCGGAGGTATGGGAGCGGCGCTCGGCGGCGGTGCTGCTGAATCTGCATTCGGCTCCGATACGAATAACATCCTTACCAAGGGCACCATTTATGGTATCATTGCATTCTTCGTCGTCGCGTTGGGCTTGTTCCTTCTCTATCAATCTGAAGCTGCAGATAGCTTGAAAGTTGTGAATGCTGCTGAATTGATCAGCGCTGAAGAAGTTGAGCAAACTGCTGAAACGACAACAACTGTTGTTGCTGATGAGGCTACTGTGGTTGAGGGGGTAGATGGTTCCGAAGCAGTTGTTGAAGATGTAGTCGAAGCAGTCGATGGAACAATTGAAGAGGTTGTCGAGTCTGTTGAAGTGGAAACACCAGAGGTTGACGTGGAAGCGCCAGCTGTTGAGAGTGTGCCTGCTTCAAATTAA
- the tatC gene encoding twin-arginine translocase subunit TatC, with amino-acid sequence MTEHPGSEEEEYDWDHEENDLGWDSDLALDDAEEGMSFLGHLEEFRWTVGRSVLAFLVGVIIVACLMPHVGAFLQMPLVKAYGSAELVQNNLITYKPMGVFSVFIQIALLGGLVLSMPFVLYFMACFIAPGLTEQERKVVRPACFAAFLLFVSGVAVAFYAILPLTLAFSVRFNELMGFQVLLAASEYYNMVVWFSLATGAIFQFPLIIVILVFIQVISVEKLKAIRRAVFVGSMIFAALLTPGGDFLSLPLTTGILYGLYELAILVGARIEKKRLAAELAEQDSE; translated from the coding sequence ATGACAGAACATCCAGGCAGTGAGGAAGAAGAATACGATTGGGATCATGAGGAGAATGACCTTGGTTGGGATAGTGACTTGGCGCTCGATGACGCGGAAGAGGGGATGTCTTTCTTGGGGCACCTCGAGGAATTCCGTTGGACGGTCGGTCGTAGTGTTTTGGCGTTTTTGGTGGGAGTGATTATAGTTGCTTGTTTGATGCCGCACGTCGGTGCGTTTTTACAGATGCCACTAGTCAAGGCTTATGGCTCGGCTGAGTTGGTTCAGAATAATCTGATTACGTATAAGCCGATGGGGGTCTTTTCGGTGTTCATTCAAATCGCGCTGTTAGGTGGCTTGGTGTTGTCGATGCCTTTCGTTCTGTATTTCATGGCGTGCTTTATTGCGCCAGGGCTCACCGAGCAAGAGCGCAAGGTGGTGCGACCTGCTTGTTTCGCTGCGTTCCTTCTTTTTGTTTCGGGGGTGGCAGTTGCGTTTTATGCGATCCTTCCGCTGACGCTGGCGTTTTCTGTGCGCTTCAATGAGTTGATGGGCTTTCAGGTGCTATTGGCTGCTTCGGAATATTATAATATGGTCGTCTGGTTCTCTTTGGCGACTGGGGCGATTTTTCAGTTCCCTCTGATTATCGTGATCTTGGTTTTTATTCAGGTGATCTCGGTCGAGAAGTTGAAGGCAATACGACGGGCTGTGTTTGTTGGCTCGATGATCTTTGCGGCACTCTTAACGCCGGGCGGTGATTTCCTCTCGCTGCCATTAACGACGGGGATTCTTTATGGTCTGTATGAGTTAGCGATTCTTGTCGGCGCGCGTATCGAGAAGAAGCGTCTCGCGGCAGAACTCGCTGAGCAGGATTCCGAGTAG
- a CDS encoding alpha/beta fold hydrolase translates to MPHFRSHFKQMLSNISFLLLIALGLTYLTGVIYAASIADKMIFPHVPASYVDGPETFKLKASDGEDITATLIEAPGSQRLLLYSHGNGVDIGMIRQNLKHFQAAGISVLAYDYPGYGTSTGKASEKGVYAAADAAYHYATQTLNVTPEQITLYGRSLGSGPSCWLAERYPIDRLILDGAFSSTFRVMTRIKVLPWDKFDNLKRLRSSITCPTLIIHGVEDQTVPFKHAKQNWDALKGEKQKLWVNGAGHNNLKQVAGAVYWDTVLPFIKDSNSIEP, encoded by the coding sequence ATGCCGCACTTTCGCAGTCACTTTAAGCAAATGCTCTCAAACATCTCATTTCTTCTACTCATCGCACTCGGGCTCACTTACCTGACTGGCGTCATTTATGCAGCGAGTATTGCAGATAAAATGATCTTTCCGCACGTGCCGGCCAGCTATGTGGATGGCCCAGAAACTTTCAAACTCAAGGCCAGCGACGGCGAAGACATCACCGCAACCTTGATTGAAGCACCGGGGTCACAGCGACTACTACTCTACAGCCATGGCAATGGTGTCGATATCGGCATGATTCGCCAAAACCTTAAACATTTTCAAGCCGCAGGTATTTCGGTGCTGGCCTACGATTACCCCGGCTACGGCACCAGCACAGGCAAAGCCAGCGAGAAAGGTGTCTATGCTGCGGCCGATGCCGCCTATCACTACGCCACCCAGACGCTGAACGTCACACCCGAGCAGATCACACTCTACGGCCGGTCACTCGGCAGCGGCCCGTCGTGTTGGCTGGCAGAGCGCTACCCAATTGACAGGCTGATCCTAGATGGCGCGTTCAGCTCCACCTTCCGTGTCATGACACGCATCAAAGTGCTGCCTTGGGATAAATTCGACAACCTCAAGCGCCTCCGCTCATCCATCACATGCCCGACGTTGATCATCCACGGCGTAGAGGACCAAACCGTGCCGTTTAAACATGCCAAACAGAACTGGGACGCGTTGAAGGGTGAAAAGCAAAAGCTCTGGGTCAACGGTGCGGGGCACAACAACTTAAAACAAGTCGCAGGCGCAGTTTATTGGGATACTGTTTTGCCTTTCATCAAAGATTCGAACTCCATCGAGCCATGA
- a CDS encoding cob(I)yrinic acid a,c-diamide adenosyltransferase gives MSIATKTGDTGTTALLFGKRVPKTHIRVATYGQVDELGSALGLCRAHTQDHAAKAIIREVQGELVYLMSEIATDDTDQSRFKEKYAEQAITQEAVDRLTTEIQVKETTTGSFSGWTYAGETVAQAFFDQARTTCRRTERSLIELKESGAAVRPELHQYLNRLADLLWLIGREHE, from the coding sequence ATGTCCATCGCAACCAAGACCGGTGACACCGGCACCACAGCACTTCTCTTTGGCAAACGCGTGCCAAAGACTCACATTCGCGTCGCGACCTACGGCCAAGTCGACGAACTCGGCTCCGCACTCGGCCTCTGCCGCGCCCACACACAAGACCACGCCGCCAAGGCAATCATCCGTGAGGTGCAAGGCGAACTCGTCTACCTCATGTCCGAGATCGCCACCGACGATACTGACCAATCACGCTTCAAAGAAAAATACGCTGAGCAAGCAATCACGCAAGAGGCAGTCGACCGCCTCACCACCGAGATCCAAGTCAAAGAAACCACGACTGGCAGTTTCAGCGGATGGACCTATGCAGGCGAAACCGTCGCCCAAGCGTTCTTCGACCAGGCCCGCACCACCTGCCGCCGCACCGAACGCTCACTCATTGAGCTGAAAGAAAGCGGCGCCGCGGTGCGGCCCGAACTCCACCAATATTTGAATCGTCTAGCTGACCTACTCTGGCTTATCGGCCGTGAACACGAGTAG
- the ppdK gene encoding pyruvate, phosphate dikinase → MPAKKAKKVTKKAAKAVKYSYDFGQKTDGSSKLRELLGGKGANLAEMARIGLPVPPGFTITTEVCTYFYDNGRQYPKTLEKEVKASVAQIEKEVGKKLGADKNPLLLSVRSGARESMPGMMDTILNLGLNDKTVKALAAESGNEAFAYDCYRRFIQMYGDVVMGVQAVNENDHCPFEGILETLRAEVGVELDNELTADNLKELIKRYKAVIKKRTGTAFPQDAYEQLWGSVSAVFNSWQNERATLYRQKYGIPAAWGTAVNVQAMVFGNMGDTCATGVAFTRDPANGEKVFYGEYLINAQGEDVVAGIRTPNAIAQLKEEMPHAHADLEAVRKKLEAHFKDMQDFEFTVEDGKLWMLQTRNGKRTGLAAVRIAVELVKEKLIDQKTALLKIPADSISSLLVAVFDPAAVAKAKVLTTGLPAGPGAASGKICFTAPDAEAVNAKGGRAILCRVETTPEDLRGMIAAEGILTSRGGVSSHAALVARQMNKVCVCGASEVVIDYGAETLTIGDQVFQSGEDISIDGTTGEIFAGAVATAPSEVDQVLNGKLDAKDSYTFRMYDQVMKWADKHRKLGVRTNADSPDQAKSAIAYGAQGIGLCRTEHMFFEGDRITFMRQMILATDEKERRAALKKLLPFQRKDFNGLFKAMGGLPVTVRLLDPPLHEFLPHDESSKRELANSLGVDVDVISNRVHALHESNPMLGHRGCRLGISYPEITEMQARAIFEAAAACYKLKNPIKVIPEVMIPLVGFADELKNQTAIVRRVAAEVMEKKGVEFEYLVGTMIEVPRGALTADEIAETAEFFSFGTNDLTQTGLGMSRDDAGSFLGQYKELDILPQNPFASIDAAGVGQLVEIGVEKGRKTNKKIKLGVCGEHGGDPASIEFFHNVGLSYVSCSPPRVPVARLAAAQSALKAKK, encoded by the coding sequence ATGCCAGCTAAAAAAGCAAAAAAAGTCACAAAAAAAGCCGCAAAGGCGGTTAAATATAGCTACGACTTCGGTCAAAAGACTGACGGTAGCTCCAAACTCCGCGAACTTCTCGGTGGTAAAGGTGCCAACCTCGCCGAAATGGCACGCATTGGTCTTCCAGTGCCTCCAGGCTTCACAATTACTACTGAAGTTTGCACATACTTCTACGACAACGGTCGTCAGTATCCTAAAACTCTTGAAAAGGAAGTTAAGGCTTCTGTTGCACAGATCGAGAAGGAAGTTGGCAAGAAGCTCGGCGCAGATAAGAACCCGCTTCTTCTCTCCGTTCGCTCCGGCGCTCGTGAGTCCATGCCAGGTATGATGGACACGATCCTTAACCTTGGACTCAACGACAAGACAGTTAAGGCACTCGCTGCTGAATCCGGCAACGAAGCATTCGCATACGATTGCTACCGCCGCTTCATCCAAATGTATGGTGATGTCGTCATGGGCGTGCAAGCGGTCAACGAAAACGACCACTGCCCATTCGAAGGCATCCTTGAAACACTCCGCGCAGAAGTTGGTGTTGAACTCGATAACGAGCTCACAGCTGACAACCTTAAGGAGCTGATCAAGCGCTACAAGGCAGTCATCAAAAAGCGCACAGGCACAGCTTTCCCACAAGATGCTTACGAGCAACTCTGGGGTTCTGTTAGCGCCGTGTTCAACTCATGGCAGAATGAGCGTGCAACGCTTTACCGTCAGAAATACGGCATCCCAGCAGCATGGGGCACCGCTGTTAACGTTCAGGCGATGGTCTTCGGCAACATGGGTGACACTTGCGCAACGGGTGTTGCTTTCACACGTGACCCTGCAAACGGTGAGAAAGTCTTCTACGGCGAATACCTCATCAATGCTCAAGGTGAAGACGTTGTTGCGGGTATCCGCACACCCAACGCGATTGCACAGCTTAAGGAAGAAATGCCACACGCGCACGCCGACCTCGAAGCAGTTCGCAAGAAGCTTGAAGCACACTTCAAGGACATGCAGGACTTCGAGTTCACCGTTGAAGACGGCAAGCTCTGGATGCTGCAAACACGTAACGGTAAGCGCACTGGCCTCGCGGCAGTTCGTATCGCTGTTGAGCTCGTTAAGGAAAAGCTGATCGATCAAAAGACAGCACTTCTTAAGATCCCGGCAGACTCCATCTCCTCACTTCTTGTTGCGGTCTTCGACCCAGCTGCTGTTGCAAAAGCTAAGGTGCTCACAACTGGTCTTCCAGCTGGCCCTGGTGCTGCTTCCGGTAAGATCTGCTTCACAGCTCCAGACGCTGAAGCAGTCAATGCCAAGGGCGGCCGCGCAATCCTCTGCCGTGTTGAAACAACACCAGAAGATCTTCGTGGTATGATCGCTGCGGAAGGTATCCTCACATCTCGTGGTGGTGTTTCTTCGCACGCAGCACTCGTTGCTCGTCAGATGAATAAGGTCTGTGTCTGTGGTGCGTCCGAAGTCGTAATCGACTACGGTGCAGAAACACTCACAATCGGCGACCAAGTATTCCAGAGCGGCGAAGACATCTCCATCGATGGCACCACTGGTGAAATCTTCGCTGGTGCAGTTGCAACTGCTCCTTCCGAAGTTGACCAAGTCCTCAACGGCAAGCTCGACGCAAAGGATAGCTACACATTCCGCATGTATGACCAAGTCATGAAGTGGGCTGACAAGCACCGTAAGCTTGGTGTTCGCACCAATGCTGACTCTCCTGACCAAGCTAAGTCTGCAATCGCATACGGCGCTCAGGGTATCGGACTTTGCCGCACAGAGCACATGTTCTTCGAAGGTGATCGCATCACTTTCATGCGTCAGATGATTCTCGCAACAGACGAGAAGGAACGCCGCGCAGCACTCAAGAAGCTTCTTCCATTCCAACGCAAGGACTTCAACGGTCTCTTCAAGGCAATGGGCGGTCTTCCTGTAACAGTGCGTCTGCTTGACCCACCTTTGCATGAGTTCCTTCCTCACGACGAGTCTTCCAAGCGCGAGCTTGCAAACTCCCTCGGCGTTGATGTCGATGTGATCTCCAACCGTGTGCACGCACTCCACGAATCCAACCCAATGCTTGGACACCGTGGTTGCCGTCTCGGTATTTCCTACCCGGAAATCACCGAAATGCAGGCACGTGCGATCTTCGAAGCTGCAGCAGCATGCTACAAGCTGAAGAACCCAATCAAGGTGATTCCTGAAGTCATGATTCCTCTCGTCGGCTTCGCTGATGAGCTCAAGAATCAGACTGCGATCGTTCGTCGCGTGGCTGCTGAAGTCATGGAGAAGAAGGGCGTAGAGTTCGAATACCTCGTCGGCACAATGATCGAAGTCCCTCGTGGCGCTTTGACAGCTGATGAGATTGCAGAAACTGCAGAATTCTTCAGCTTCGGCACCAATGACCTCACTCAGACTGGTCTCGGCATGAGCCGTGACGACGCTGGCTCCTTCCTTGGTCAATACAAGGAACTCGACATCCTTCCACAAAATCCATTCGCATCGATCGATGCAGCGGGTGTTGGACAGCTTGTTGAAATCGGCGTAGAAAAGGGTCGCAAGACTAACAAGAAGATCAAGCTCGGCGTTTGCGGTGAGCACGGTGGCGATCCAGCTTCCATCGAGTTCTTCCACAATGTTGGATTGAGCTATGTATCTTGCTCGCCTCCACGCGTTCCAGTTGCTCGCCTCGCTGCGGCACAATCAGCGCTTAAGGCAAAGAAGTAG
- a CDS encoding DUF2293 domain-containing protein, whose product MHEALIVRPAPKQRHVFTTQGELQAVPDGWALLPPGDAALSRRIKQDGPTWTVKEKKGRKEFSRGIWAPSDRIEALRMILECERADPAYTKKLEAGRARRAKQEVAYTEDFTAALRDYLDFHPRYRLLADRMAQLISDHATPVGSGTVARTKRIPIEQRAEAATIAWLRHQTTAYDNMHIPREKGARREVRRMLAKESKRLLQNYRQGTRIDVEHCPLQKAIR is encoded by the coding sequence ATGCACGAAGCACTCATCGTCCGTCCTGCTCCGAAACAACGCCATGTATTTACCACGCAAGGTGAACTCCAAGCCGTGCCTGATGGCTGGGCGCTGTTGCCGCCTGGCGATGCGGCGCTAAGTCGACGCATCAAGCAAGACGGCCCGACCTGGACGGTGAAAGAAAAGAAAGGCCGCAAAGAATTCTCGCGCGGCATCTGGGCGCCGTCGGATCGCATTGAGGCGCTGCGCATGATTCTAGAATGTGAACGCGCCGATCCCGCCTACACTAAAAAACTCGAAGCAGGCCGCGCCCGGCGTGCCAAACAAGAAGTCGCCTACACCGAAGACTTCACTGCGGCACTGCGTGACTATCTCGACTTCCACCCACGCTACCGCCTGCTTGCAGATCGCATGGCGCAGTTGATCAGCGACCACGCAACCCCCGTCGGCAGCGGCACTGTCGCACGCACCAAACGCATCCCGATCGAGCAACGCGCCGAAGCGGCCACCATCGCATGGCTGCGTCACCAAACTACAGCTTACGACAACATGCACATCCCTCGCGAGAAAGGCGCCCGCCGCGAAGTGCGCCGCATGCTCGCCAAGGAGTCCAAGCGACTCCTGCAAAACTATCGCCAAGGCACACGTATCGACGTCGAACACTGCCCCTTGCAAAAAGCGATCCGTTAA
- a CDS encoding DJ-1 family glyoxalase III yields MSKRALILLHPGFEEIEAVTPIDLLSRAGVEVVQAALDDTLLVLGRSGITLQATHSLADVADETFDAIILPGGPGIMQIRKHPQICKLLQQQFAADRLIGCICAAPLLLLDAELHTDLRYTCHPAAEHELSDALTATVVQDGTIITSRGAGTATEFALQLVSQLTDQSTADTIADSVCWTD; encoded by the coding sequence ATGAGCAAACGCGCGCTGATACTCCTCCACCCAGGCTTTGAAGAAATCGAAGCAGTCACACCGATCGACCTACTCTCCAGAGCAGGTGTCGAAGTCGTGCAAGCTGCACTCGACGATACACTGCTCGTGCTAGGACGCAGCGGCATCACCCTGCAAGCCACACACAGTCTGGCCGATGTTGCCGACGAAACATTCGACGCGATCATTCTTCCTGGCGGTCCAGGTATCATGCAGATTCGCAAACATCCCCAGATCTGCAAACTGCTCCAACAGCAATTCGCCGCAGACCGACTCATCGGCTGCATCTGCGCCGCCCCACTGCTCTTACTCGACGCTGAGCTACACACAGACCTGCGTTACACTTGCCACCCTGCCGCCGAGCACGAACTCTCCGACGCGCTGACAGCGACAGTCGTGCAAGACGGCACAATCATTACCTCGCGCGGTGCGGGCACAGCGACCGAATTTGCACTGCAACTCGTCAGCCAATTAACCGATCAATCGACAGCGGACACCATCGCAGATTCGGTCTGCTGGACCGACTAG
- a CDS encoding glutamine synthetase beta-grasp domain-containing protein, with amino-acid sequence MAKIKLEYLWLDGYTPVPNLRGKTCVKDGDVSTWSLDDCPLWGFDGSSTQQAEGSSSDCILKPVACYPDSTRKNAFLVMCEVMNPDGTPHPSNARATIAEDPGLWVGLEQEYFLMQDGRALGWPTDGGYPAPQGDYYCGAGYSSVGDVARQIVEEHLDICLDAGINHEGINAEVAKGQWEFQVFGKGAHKACDQIWVARYILQRLCEKYGVDVEYHCKPFTGDWNGSGMHCNFSTDYMRDTGGKDYFLKLMDKFEEYKDEHVAAYGPDNHMRLTGLHETQSIDKFSWGVADRGASIRVPHGFVKDDAYKGYLEDRRPNSQGDPYQIVSRVSKTVAEAEAAFK; translated from the coding sequence ATGGCTAAAATCAAATTAGAATACCTCTGGCTCGATGGTTACACACCGGTGCCTAATCTTCGTGGCAAGACATGCGTCAAAGATGGCGATGTTAGCACATGGTCGCTCGACGACTGCCCGCTTTGGGGCTTCGACGGCAGCTCGACTCAACAAGCCGAAGGCAGCAGCTCTGACTGTATCCTAAAGCCAGTCGCTTGCTACCCAGACAGCACACGTAAGAACGCTTTCCTCGTAATGTGCGAAGTGATGAACCCGGATGGCACTCCACACCCATCCAACGCTCGCGCAACAATTGCTGAAGATCCAGGCCTATGGGTCGGCCTTGAGCAAGAATACTTCCTCATGCAAGACGGTCGTGCACTCGGCTGGCCTACAGACGGTGGCTACCCAGCTCCTCAAGGCGACTACTACTGTGGCGCAGGCTACTCTTCTGTTGGTGACGTTGCTCGCCAAATCGTTGAAGAGCACCTCGACATCTGCCTCGACGCAGGCATCAACCACGAAGGCATCAATGCTGAAGTGGCAAAGGGTCAGTGGGAATTCCAGGTATTCGGCAAGGGCGCACACAAAGCTTGCGACCAGATCTGGGTTGCTCGTTACATCCTCCAGCGCCTCTGCGAAAAGTATGGCGTGGATGTAGAATACCACTGCAAGCCATTCACTGGTGACTGGAACGGTTCCGGCATGCACTGCAACTTCTCCACAGACTACATGCGCGACACAGGTGGTAAGGACTACTTCCTCAAGCTCATGGACAAGTTCGAAGAATACAAGGACGAGCACGTTGCTGCTTACGGCCCAGACAACCACATGCGCCTCACAGGTCTCCACGAAACACAGTCCATCGACAAGTTCTCTTGGGGTGTTGCTGACCGTGGTGCTTCGATCCGCGTCCCACACGGCTTCGTCAAGGACGACGCATACAAGGGCTACCTCGAAGACCGTCGTCCAAACTCACAGGGCGACCCTTACCAAATCGTTTCCCGCGTGTCCAAGACAGTTGCGGAAGCCGAAGCGGCATTCAAATAA
- a CDS encoding YiiX/YebB-like N1pC/P60 family cysteine hydrolase, producing MQNQSQGAALKEVDVSSHIPMLLAAAGALPSRESIEQYLDKLTAAEARGYFLPDEDEGLRELYSHYLALRLSLLECVCEVSGGKLSVKGTQSLPRFILAYAAACLLMRAGSFIVEMAQAHPIVMKKLDEPEPRFGHESKIFTRIYRSLTSPKRRWAFFEATRYYEAHRSEIVELEDDVDLGAVVELLVAEEATVSARRRDFLKTRLAYRMHSFMRRNHSGLRKTMFQMLKLSGSAVAELKQPFVKPLGAGKRVTPEVRERLLAFLQPGDVLVMRHDDAMSNLFLPGFWPHAAFYIGTNGQRSELGVLSDIEIDESICFLEAKKDGVKLRPPGDTLQVDSFTVLRPRVSDAERAEAVSRGLTHAGKLYDFIFDFAAADRLACTELVYRSYHSVGSIAFELQAHAGRPCLSAEDLLNQAVGGGWFEPVLIYGVAKQGWVEGAEARVILEQSFASKWLR from the coding sequence ATGCAGAATCAGTCTCAGGGGGCCGCGTTGAAAGAAGTGGATGTGTCGTCGCACATACCGATGTTATTGGCGGCGGCTGGTGCGTTGCCAAGTCGTGAGTCGATTGAGCAATACTTGGACAAGTTGACGGCGGCTGAGGCACGTGGTTATTTTCTTCCAGATGAGGATGAGGGCTTGCGCGAGTTATATAGTCATTATTTGGCACTGCGCTTGAGTCTGCTTGAGTGTGTGTGTGAGGTGAGCGGCGGTAAGCTGTCGGTCAAAGGCACTCAGAGTTTACCTCGATTTATCCTAGCATATGCGGCCGCTTGTTTATTAATGCGGGCGGGGAGCTTTATTGTAGAGATGGCGCAAGCGCATCCGATCGTAATGAAAAAACTGGACGAGCCTGAGCCGCGTTTTGGTCACGAGTCGAAAATCTTCACCCGTATTTATAGGAGCCTGACCTCACCGAAGCGGCGCTGGGCATTCTTTGAAGCGACTCGGTATTATGAGGCGCATCGCTCTGAGATCGTTGAGCTGGAAGATGACGTGGATTTGGGGGCAGTGGTGGAGTTGTTAGTTGCCGAAGAAGCGACGGTGTCGGCTCGGCGGCGGGATTTCTTGAAGACTCGTTTGGCGTATCGTATGCATTCGTTTATGCGGCGTAACCATTCGGGACTGCGTAAGACGATGTTTCAGATGCTGAAGCTCAGTGGCAGCGCGGTGGCTGAGCTCAAGCAGCCCTTTGTAAAGCCATTGGGTGCGGGGAAGCGTGTGACGCCGGAGGTGCGTGAGCGGTTATTGGCATTTTTACAGCCAGGCGATGTGTTGGTCATGCGGCACGACGATGCGATGAGTAATTTGTTTTTGCCTGGGTTCTGGCCGCATGCGGCATTTTATATTGGCACGAATGGGCAACGTTCGGAGTTGGGAGTGCTGTCGGATATAGAGATCGATGAATCGATCTGTTTCTTGGAGGCGAAGAAGGATGGGGTGAAGCTACGTCCGCCTGGGGATACGCTGCAGGTGGACTCATTCACGGTGCTACGCCCGAGGGTTTCGGATGCGGAGCGGGCAGAAGCGGTGTCGCGTGGGCTGACGCATGCCGGTAAGCTCTACGATTTTATTTTCGATTTTGCGGCTGCGGATCGTTTGGCCTGCACCGAGTTGGTGTATCGCTCGTATCACAGTGTCGGATCGATTGCGTTTGAACTGCAGGCGCATGCCGGGCGTCCGTGTTTGTCAGCGGAGGATCTTTTAAATCAAGCGGTCGGTGGCGGCTGGTTTGAGCCGGTGCTTATTTACGGCGTGGCGAAGCAGGGTTGGGTTGAAGGCGCGGAGGCGCGTGTGATTTTGGAGCAGAGCTTTGCGTCGAAGTGGCTTCGCTAG